TTCAGacggttgtttttttttttttttaatcgtcCTTGAATTAGGTTGAGGTAATTCCACTTTTCACCCAGTTGAAGGTCAAAAATTAAGCAAATTAGGGAAATAAAAAATGTTCTTAGTTTGTGAATTTTGGCACTTCAACGCTTGCTTTAGTTTTTGTATATAAATTAGGGGGAAAGAATGACAGTTCTTATACATTTACTTAAGTTTTGATAGTTTTTAATAACataaaaattaaacaaactTTACCAAAAATTTTGTACTTTTTATCCTACCTAGAATTTCCTAATACATTTGatatgaatcaaaacctccAACAAAATGATTCCTTATACATCCAAAGCCTCTTTATGATTCAATGTATCAATTTTAATGCATATCTTAAGAAATTTATAAGACAATGAAATGGAACTTCTATACGTCTATGGGCATTCTAAACTCCGAggcacaaataaaaatagaatatattttttatacacTATCAGTTGATAATTTTTTTACACTAATAAAGACCTTCATAAATACCTTCCATAAAGACCTCACATTTTTGCTAACTTGGCTCAAGAGTGAGAAGCACTTCAAAACTGTGCAGCACCAGTTTTATAACATTCATGGACTTATCACTGGTAGCAGGTAAGATAAACAGATCGATCATGTCTAAAACATATATTATAACATTTAAGGTGAAAATCAAAACCACATTCCTCAATTTTGAAATCCGACAATGCAGCAATATTGAGAGTTCGAAGTCTTGAACTTCTCGGATAGGAGAAGCTGCAAAGTCTGTTATTGTCACAGATCAGGTTGTGGTGTCGGAGCATGGAGCAGATGTTGGGCTGCAGACTTCGACTTTGAATCCACTTGAGGATAGGGAATTCACTGATCCGGAGTCTGAGAATGACCATTCCATTCAACCAGCTAACGGCGCATTCACAGAGGCTGCATCAGAAGAGAAGGCGATGGAGACAGGCGACTCCTCACAGCAAGGTAATGGAATTACGTCTGATGTGGCAAACGGTGCGCTCGCGAAGGTAGACCAAGTTCATGACTCACGTGATATGGTGTCAATTGGAGACACACCCCTTGTgggtacaagtacaagaacGGGAACAAAATCCTCTATGCCTCAAAATACACGGTTTAAAGATGTGCGACAATTTAAAGATGTGTTCGAAGAACTTAAATGGGAGAGATTACATGGTAAGATCCCCCTCGTATATCAAAAGCCATTCCTTCATTCAAGTACAACATGCAATGATgacaaaaatgaagaagaagaagatgattcACAACGCGATAAAGACAAAGACCAAGACCAGAAACTAGTTCACGAGCAATTTACCCAAGTGATTTCAAAGAAAGCGAGGAAGCAGCTTTAAAAAAGGTAAAACAATGCAAACACATCAAGATATTAAATCAAACTCCCACGTTCACTCGCAATCCCACAAATGTGGGGCACCCTCATATGGATGATTTCATTCGATTCATCTATTATGTTATGTGTTTAGATTCGTAGATTTTTCTATATGTGCGTATTACTGTTGCATGTCTTTAGCTCTTCCTTTTACTTTAATAGAAGTCAGGTTTGGCCCCCTCTAATTCGCTGTACTCTTTTCggatattaataaattaagggaTGACatcccttaaaaaaaaaaaaaagctcattTTTATCATTGTAATCAGCTTAAGACTACATCTGTGAGATGTTAAAAGCATAGAATCTAGTTCCatcatgaagaaaaatgaatctATCAAAGAAGTAAGATGCAGAGTAATGTTCTAAACTGTAAACGCAGTTGATGATACATGTGCCATTTAAGATGATTTAAAGGTCTTTATTTATGTATACAAAACTGGAAATAAAGTTGAGTTACAAGGTACTTTTCTGGTACAGGTGAAAAGATGATGATTCCAACGTATCAAATTTAGCTAATTATTTGATTCGTCTACTTTGCCAGGGATGCCGCACTACTATGCTCCCATGTGTATAATGCAGCGCAGGCCCTCTCCTTTGAGCATGTACTCAAATGCCTTGTTGATCTCTGAGAAAGGCACTTCATGGGTGATAAACTTCTCAAGTTCAAGCTCCTGTATTTATTAAAAACCACCATTCTGTTAGGAACATAGACTCTCTATGGCAATTTGATGCAATTCATATTCCCATCAATTCACACAAAAACTAATCTTATCTGCTGCAGTAACACACTAATTAAGAATTAGTTCAATGAAGAGACGGTAGTCTAAGAGGTTTCTAAAGAATGAAGTGCATACAAATTATTATGTCAATTCCTTGTATATAAGAGACTAGAAGCATATACTGCTTGTCGAAGGATGAAGTACATATTTGGTGGATTGTCATGTCAGTGCAACTGGTTAATTGATGTACACAAATCGGTACATAACTTCCTTCTCCATAAAGATGCTTCACATAACAGCCTATCAGTTTTGGACAAGAGAAATCAGCTTACCTTATTCATGTACTTCTCAACCACCGAAGGAAGGTCAGTGCGCGGTTTATAATTGCCAAAAAATGTTCCCTTGAGTGTCTTCTCATTCAGGACATTGATTGGATGAGTTCTGAATGCGTCATCCTTATTTGGTACTCCAACAAGTACAGCAACACCCCATCCCTGCAAGGTCATTATTCAGTATATTCAGACTTTAAAATGACTAATTATCGCATTCAAATCTCATATTAGATTAGCCACTACGTTTCTTCAAACAAAGTAAAGAGTAAGGAGATTACATCATGAACACACTCAAATGCAGAGATCATTGCATTGATACTTCCAGTACATTCAATACTGCGGTCTACACCCCCATCTGTTATCTCTGCAAGAACCTGAAGACAAATTGTTCAAGGCATCATGAGCTGAATATCTATTGTCAGGTATAAATTGCCTCAGAAACAAGAAATACCTCTTGCACAGGCTTGTTGTAGTCCTTTGGGTTCACAAACTCCGTTACACCAAATTTCTTGGCTGGTTACAGAAAAATGAGAACAGACAGAAAGCAATTAAAAGTAAGCctagttttctttcttatttagtTTCTTTTGTGACTTAGGAACTCTATAGGAGAAGAAAGTATGAACATATGGAAATGTGTATTATAAGGGCTTGTTGTGTACCTTCTTCAAATCGGTTGGAGTTCAAATCAACCCCAATGATTCTTGATGCACCAGCAATTCGAGCTCCTTCAGCAGCCTATCATAGAAAAGTAATAGCATGAAATTTCCTGGAAGCAGCAGCCATAGTACAATAGTacttggtataaaattcatatgCAGAACAGATTCTTACAGCAAGACCAACAGCTCCTAGTCCAAAAATTGCAACTGTTGAGCCCTTCGTTGGCTTTGCAACATTCAAGGTAGCACCAAGACCTGTGCCCATAATATACGAGGCCCATGTTATTGTAGGAATGAAAAGTTGAATCTAAAAGGACATCAAGTTATGGATTTTCAAACAAATTTCCAACCTGTGGAGATTCCACAGCTGAGAACACAAACTTTATCAAGTGGAGCTTCAGGATTGATCTTTGCAACACAGCCAACATGTACCACAGTGTATTCACTGAAAGTGGAAGTTCCAACAAAATGATAAATTGGTTTCCCGTTTATTGAAAATCTTGACTTCCCATCATTAAGCATCACTCCTCTATCAGTGTTGATCCTGAGGAGGTCACACATATTGCTCTCCTCTGACTTGCAGTGTCTGCATTCCTTACACTCTCCTGTGAATACAGGAAGCACATGATCACCAGGTTTGAGTTCCGTCACACCCTCACCAACACTTTCCACTATcctgaaaaaatatatatatcgtAAAGCACAAGTTGATTTGGCTATGCCATCCAAGAACATTCTAAATTAGCAGTCAATCCAAGACAAATTATTCTCATACCCTGCAGCCTCATGACCAAATATTCTAGGAAACACTGGGGTCTGCCCCTGCACATTGACAACAATAATCTTGTTAAAACTGGCAAATATTTGATTTTAGGTGCATGTACAACAAATTATTCTCATGTCATTAGAACCTTTGCTTCCCAGAAGTAAACATCAGTATGGCAAAGGGAAGTGAAGAGGATCTTCAGGCGAACTTCCATTGCCTGGGGTGGTGCAACCTCAACTTCCTCAATTACCAGTGGCTTCCCTGGTCCCCATGCCACAGCAGCTGCAAATTGCAACAACAAATTTagacaaaatttttttcaaaaccaatcAGTAGATGTAAACCAAACAGTTGTTCACAACTCGGTCAAGTTGGTTAAGGCATGTTAAGATTACTTTCCGCATTCATTAGTCAACGAAAAATCAGAGTTTTATGGTGTTCAATTTTCGACACATCTAAAACAAAggaaggaaatgatttgaaatggAAGTACCTTTGCAGCGTATCACTTGACCTTCAGTACTGGAGCAAGTAGACATCTTGAATATTCTGAAAACTTTTTTCGTGATCAAATTGAAACTTAGGCAGATGGTTTTGTTGTGGAGAAAGAGTTTGTTGAAGGTGAATATATATAGCAGTGGTAGTACAAGTTAAATGCAAGaggtttcatttttatttttatcttttttccccTTGGCTTCTAAAGAAAACCAGGATTGCTTCTGCAGTATTGGAAAGCAGAAGAAAAAGCTGCAAACAGATGCTGCCTTGGTTTATATTTTCCGGTTTCTGAAACCAGTTGACTTTTTCCCTTAAACcatccaaaaagaaaagattaaaaaaaaatagtagttGGCATTGCCAGGTACAGATTCTGaaaaaacaataatatttttgAGACTAGCAAAATTTGAGGTTTGGCATACAGTTTGTCCAATTAGGaaaaagaaaccaagaaaacgaTGTAGTGTCCAAATCCGTTATTAAAAACTATAAAAAGTtaagagaaaagaaagcaagCTGGTCTCAAGTTGTTATATTTTATTACTGGTATCAATAAATAATTCTTGGTTGATTTGACCAGAAATGAAGATGCTAAATCCATGGTTTTAGGAAATGGGAAACCAGATTTGATCAGTTGTTTTGGTTTTGCAAATCCAAGTTCCCAGGATTCTTTTCTgtggcaaagaaaaaaaaatggaaaagaagtaACTAACAGTTGTCTATTAGTTCTTTATCAACTGTATCTGATTGGTTGATTTATGAACAAATGGACCAAATCATTTAGCACTGATCGACAAATAATATTGTAGGCTGTGGTAAGAGCCCTTGATGGACAAATACCTGATCCCAATTGGTGGTGAGAACATGTTTTTCATTAGCTTTTATTTCCAAAGGTATCAAAGGCTA
The genomic region above belongs to Coffea arabica cultivar ET-39 chromosome 7c, Coffea Arabica ET-39 HiFi, whole genome shotgun sequence and contains:
- the LOC113698784 gene encoding alcohol dehydrogenase 1 gives rise to the protein MSTCSSTEGQVIRCKAAVAWGPGKPLVIEEVEVAPPQAMEVRLKILFTSLCHTDVYFWEAKGQTPVFPRIFGHEAAGIVESVGEGVTELKPGDHVLPVFTGECKECRHCKSEESNMCDLLRINTDRGVMLNDGKSRFSINGKPIYHFVGTSTFSEYTVVHVGCVAKINPEAPLDKVCVLSCGISTGLGATLNVAKPTKGSTVAIFGLGAVGLAAAEGARIAGASRIIGVDLNSNRFEEAKKFGVTEFVNPKDYNKPVQEVLAEITDGGVDRSIECTGSINAMISAFECVHDGWGVAVLVGVPNKDDAFRTHPINVLNEKTLKGTFFGNYKPRTDLPSVVEKYMNKELELEKFITHEVPFSEINKAFEYMLKGEGLRCIIHMGA